The following proteins are encoded in a genomic region of Oncorhynchus kisutch isolate 150728-3 linkage group LG4, Okis_V2, whole genome shotgun sequence:
- the pde4cb gene encoding cAMP-specific 3',5'-cyclic phosphodiesterase 4D isoform X1 encodes MLEGTTEHMECTGLSREGAGSAKAPKHLWRQPRTHIRFKQRFHSDTEPYLTRNRTMEKLRPGLKKTRMSLPSLYKRFDVENGLSVGRSPLDPQVSPISGLVLQANYPHSQRRESFLYRSDSDFDLSPKAMSRNSSTASELEEGLKHWEVGWLPRHGEDMIVTPFAQVLASLRTVRSNFAYITHLQDRPNRRPSGSNPPSIPTHTKSSITDEPYQKLAMETLEELDWCLDQLETLQTRHSVSEMASNKFKRMLNRELTQLSETSRSGNQVSEFIANTFLEKQHDVEIMSGPPKEKDKKKKRPMSQIVAVKKPALCPSLTPTQIPRFGVTTLQEDLLATEFEEINRWGLDIFKIAEYSGNRPLTVVMYSIFQERELLKNFKIPADTFITFMMTLEDHYHADVAYHNNIHAADVVQSTHVLLSTPALEAVFTDLEIMAALFSSAIHDVDHPGVSNQFLINTNSELALMYNDASVLENHHLAVGFKLLQEDNCDIFQSLSKKQGQSLRKMVIDMVLATDMSKHMNFLADLKTMVETKKVTSLGVLLLDNYSDRIQVLQNMVHCADLSNPTKPLEVYRKWTDRIMVEFFTQGDRERDKGIEISPMCDKHNASIEKTQVGFIDYIVHPLWETWADLVHPDAQDILDTLEDNREWYQSMIQRSPSPTLEDRDLDGGPGALEVTPGGCCTSAGDKFQFELTLEEEEEGDSDLESPPEEETSQGGETSRKTPALSLSPEPSSRYRPPSPHPGRALSLATMSVRSPDLLRTLGPGVGVDDIGDRDRELGQEGSSVAYLRLGT; translated from the exons CTTTGATGTGGAGAATGGGCTGTCGGTGGGGCGCAGTCCCTTGGACCCCCAGGTTAGCCCCATCTCTGGCCTGGTCCTACAGGCCAACTACCCTCACAGCCAGCGCCGCGAGTCCTTCCTATATCGCTCCGACTCAGATTTCGACCTCTCGCCCAAAGCCATGTCCCGCAACTCTTCCACGGCCAGTGAGCT GGAAGAGGGCTTGAAGCACTGGGAAGTCGGTTGGCTGCCGCG ACATGGAGAAGACATGATTGTGACACCATTTGCACAG GTGCTTGCCAGTCTCCGAACAGTCAGAAGCAATTTTGCCTACATAACTCATCTGCAAGATCGGCCCAACAGGCGGCCATCAGGCAGcaaccctccctccatacctaccCACACCAAGTCAAGCATAACAG ACGAGCCCTACCAGAAGCTGGCCATGGAGACGCTGGAGGAGCTGGACTGGTGTCTGGACCAGCTGGAGACCCTGCAGACCCGTCACTCAGTCAGTGAGATGGCTTCCAACAAG TTCAAAAGGATGTTGAACAGAGAGCTCACCCAGTTGTCAGAAACCAGCCGGTCAGGAAACCAAGTCTCAGAGTTTATCGCCAACACTTTCCTAG AAAAGCAGCATGATGTGGAGATTATGTCTGGGCCTCCTAAGGAGaaagacaagaagaagaagaggccCATGTCCCAGATCGTTGCAGTGAAGAAGCCTGCCCTCTGCCCCAGCCTCACCCCCACCCAGATCCCCCGTTTCGGGGTCACCACCCTCCAGGAGGACTTATTGGCCACG GAATTTGAGGAGATCAACAGATGGGGTCTAGATATTTTCAAGATCGCTGAATACTCGGGGAATCGACCTTTGACAGTGGTCATGTACTCCATTTTCCAG GAGCGAGAGCTGCTGAAAAACTTTAAGATCCCAGCCGACACCTTCATCACCTTCATGATGACCCTGGAGGACCACTACCATGCCGACGTGGCCTACCACAACAACATCCACGCTGCCGACGTGGTACAGTCCACCCAcgttctcctctccacccctgccCTGGAG GCTGTCTTCACTGACCTGGAGATCATGGCTGCTCTGTTTAGCAGTGCTATACACGATGTAGATCACCCCGGAGTGTCCAACCAGTTCCTCATCAACACAA ATTCTGAGCTGGCTCTGATGTACAACGACGCTTCTGTCCTGGAGAACCACCACCTGGCTGTGGGCTTCAAGCTGCTACAGGAGGACAACTGTGACATCTTCCAGAGCCTCAGCAAGAAACAGGGGCAGTCCCTCAGGAAGATGGTCATCGACATG GTGTTGGCCACTGACATGTCCAAGCATATGAACTTCCTGGCTGACCTGAAGACCATGGTGGAGACCAAGAAGGTGACCAGTCTTGGAGTGCTGCTGCTGGACAACTACTCAGACCGCATCCAG GTCCTTCAGAACATGGTTCACTGTGCTGACCTCAGTAACCCCACCAAGCCCCTGGAGGTCTACCGTAAGTGGACCGACCGCATCATGGTGGAGTTCTTCAcccagggggacagggagagggacaaggGAATTGAGATCAGCCCTATGTGTGACAAACATAATGCCTCCATCGAGAAGACCCAG GTGGGATTCATAGACTACATCGTCCACCCTCTGTGGGAGACGTGGGCTGACCTGGTCCACCCTGACGCCCAGGACATCCTGGATACCCTGGAGGACAACCGGGAGTGGTACCAAAGTATGATCCAGCGCAGCCCCTCACCCACCCTTGAGGACAGGGATCTTGACGGGGGGCCAGGAGCCCTGGAAGTCACACCGGGGGGATGCTGCACCTCCGCAGGGGACAAGTTCCAGTTTGAACTcaccctggaggaggaggaggagggtgactCAGACCTGGAGAGCCCCCCCGAGGAGGAGACGTCACAGGGGGGAGAGACCTCTAGGAAGACCCCGGCCCTGTCTCTATCCCCAGAGCCCAGCAGCAGATACcggcccccctccccccaccctggCCGGGCCCTCAGTCTGGCCACCATGTCGGTTAGGAGCCCCGACCTTCTCAGAACATTGGGCCCCGGGGTGGGCGTGGACGACATAGGCGATAGGGACAGAGAACTGGGCCAGGAAGGCAGTAGTGTAGCTTACCTACGGCTTGGCACGTAA
- the pde4cb gene encoding cAMP-specific 3',5'-cyclic phosphodiesterase 4C isoform X4, whose protein sequence is MARPSTESRRDSLPLANPSYALRRRFSGTVLLPPLSRRHSTYAQDNRRLLHLEALYRKALAGVEATSLETINDCNFDVENGLSVGRSPLDPQVSPISGLVLQANYPHSQRRESFLYRSDSDFDLSPKAMSRNSSTASELHGEDMIVTPFAQVLASLRTVRSNFAYITHLQDRPNRRPSGSNPPSIPTHTKSSITDEPYQKLAMETLEELDWCLDQLETLQTRHSVSEMASNKFKRMLNRELTQLSETSRSGNQVSEFIANTFLEKQHDVEIMSGPPKEKDKKKKRPMSQIVAVKKPALCPSLTPTQIPRFGVTTLQEDLLATEFEEINRWGLDIFKIAEYSGNRPLTVVMYSIFQERELLKNFKIPADTFITFMMTLEDHYHADVAYHNNIHAADVVQSTHVLLSTPALEAVFTDLEIMAALFSSAIHDVDHPGVSNQFLINTNSELALMYNDASVLENHHLAVGFKLLQEDNCDIFQSLSKKQGQSLRKMVIDMVLATDMSKHMNFLADLKTMVETKKVTSLGVLLLDNYSDRIQVLQNMVHCADLSNPTKPLEVYRKWTDRIMVEFFTQGDRERDKGIEISPMCDKHNASIEKTQVGFIDYIVHPLWETWADLVHPDAQDILDTLEDNREWYQSMIQRSPSPTLEDRDLDGGPGALEVTPGGCCTSAGDKFQFELTLEEEEEGDSDLESPPEEETSQGGETSRKTPALSLSPEPSSRYRPPSPHPGRALSLATMSVRSPDLLRTLGPGVGVDDIGDRDRELGQEGSSVAYLRLGT, encoded by the exons CTTTGATGTGGAGAATGGGCTGTCGGTGGGGCGCAGTCCCTTGGACCCCCAGGTTAGCCCCATCTCTGGCCTGGTCCTACAGGCCAACTACCCTCACAGCCAGCGCCGCGAGTCCTTCCTATATCGCTCCGACTCAGATTTCGACCTCTCGCCCAAAGCCATGTCCCGCAACTCTTCCACGGCCAGTGAGCT ACATGGAGAAGACATGATTGTGACACCATTTGCACAG GTGCTTGCCAGTCTCCGAACAGTCAGAAGCAATTTTGCCTACATAACTCATCTGCAAGATCGGCCCAACAGGCGGCCATCAGGCAGcaaccctccctccatacctaccCACACCAAGTCAAGCATAACAG ACGAGCCCTACCAGAAGCTGGCCATGGAGACGCTGGAGGAGCTGGACTGGTGTCTGGACCAGCTGGAGACCCTGCAGACCCGTCACTCAGTCAGTGAGATGGCTTCCAACAAG TTCAAAAGGATGTTGAACAGAGAGCTCACCCAGTTGTCAGAAACCAGCCGGTCAGGAAACCAAGTCTCAGAGTTTATCGCCAACACTTTCCTAG AAAAGCAGCATGATGTGGAGATTATGTCTGGGCCTCCTAAGGAGaaagacaagaagaagaagaggccCATGTCCCAGATCGTTGCAGTGAAGAAGCCTGCCCTCTGCCCCAGCCTCACCCCCACCCAGATCCCCCGTTTCGGGGTCACCACCCTCCAGGAGGACTTATTGGCCACG GAATTTGAGGAGATCAACAGATGGGGTCTAGATATTTTCAAGATCGCTGAATACTCGGGGAATCGACCTTTGACAGTGGTCATGTACTCCATTTTCCAG GAGCGAGAGCTGCTGAAAAACTTTAAGATCCCAGCCGACACCTTCATCACCTTCATGATGACCCTGGAGGACCACTACCATGCCGACGTGGCCTACCACAACAACATCCACGCTGCCGACGTGGTACAGTCCACCCAcgttctcctctccacccctgccCTGGAG GCTGTCTTCACTGACCTGGAGATCATGGCTGCTCTGTTTAGCAGTGCTATACACGATGTAGATCACCCCGGAGTGTCCAACCAGTTCCTCATCAACACAA ATTCTGAGCTGGCTCTGATGTACAACGACGCTTCTGTCCTGGAGAACCACCACCTGGCTGTGGGCTTCAAGCTGCTACAGGAGGACAACTGTGACATCTTCCAGAGCCTCAGCAAGAAACAGGGGCAGTCCCTCAGGAAGATGGTCATCGACATG GTGTTGGCCACTGACATGTCCAAGCATATGAACTTCCTGGCTGACCTGAAGACCATGGTGGAGACCAAGAAGGTGACCAGTCTTGGAGTGCTGCTGCTGGACAACTACTCAGACCGCATCCAG GTCCTTCAGAACATGGTTCACTGTGCTGACCTCAGTAACCCCACCAAGCCCCTGGAGGTCTACCGTAAGTGGACCGACCGCATCATGGTGGAGTTCTTCAcccagggggacagggagagggacaaggGAATTGAGATCAGCCCTATGTGTGACAAACATAATGCCTCCATCGAGAAGACCCAG GTGGGATTCATAGACTACATCGTCCACCCTCTGTGGGAGACGTGGGCTGACCTGGTCCACCCTGACGCCCAGGACATCCTGGATACCCTGGAGGACAACCGGGAGTGGTACCAAAGTATGATCCAGCGCAGCCCCTCACCCACCCTTGAGGACAGGGATCTTGACGGGGGGCCAGGAGCCCTGGAAGTCACACCGGGGGGATGCTGCACCTCCGCAGGGGACAAGTTCCAGTTTGAACTcaccctggaggaggaggaggagggtgactCAGACCTGGAGAGCCCCCCCGAGGAGGAGACGTCACAGGGGGGAGAGACCTCTAGGAAGACCCCGGCCCTGTCTCTATCCCCAGAGCCCAGCAGCAGATACcggcccccctccccccaccctggCCGGGCCCTCAGTCTGGCCACCATGTCGGTTAGGAGCCCCGACCTTCTCAGAACATTGGGCCCCGGGGTGGGCGTGGACGACATAGGCGATAGGGACAGAGAACTGGGCCAGGAAGGCAGTAGTGTAGCTTACCTACGGCTTGGCACGTAA